The genome window gtagatatttatcctgagagaaaaacaaagaagttgaaaggaaaagacccatctaaaacgacagaacacagaagaaaccagcagaagtgaacccaagttaccagttttctttgcaatgcgaaggattttcagcagaattactgacatgtaagtacacatacaccaagatctttttccttttattatgttattttatcctttatctacactagcgttcaaaagtttgtgatcagtaggttttatgttttgaaataagtatcttctgctcataaaggctgcatttaattgataaaaaatacagaaaaaactataatgttgtgaaatattattaaaatgttttatccattttaatatacttaaaaatgtaatttatttctgaattttcagcatcaatacactagtcttctaattactccagtgtcctttagtgatcctttagaaattattgtatatgctgatttattatcaatgttagaagcaattgtgctgtttaatatttttattaacctgtgatacttttttcaggattcttttatggatttttttttacttatatcttatatattatacttatatatagtatgttacattgaaattgattgtaaagatttatatttttagataaaatgtatattttaaataactgctgttctttgaaacttattcatcaaagaatcctgaaaaagtatcacaggctccaaaacatacactgacaacattgacaataacattgacaataaatcaggatattgataataaatgagaatgatctctgaaagatcatgcaacactggtgtaatgatgctgaacattcagctttgcatctcagaaataaattatatttgaaagtatagtaaaatataaaacttgtaataacttgtaaaaattgtaatatttttcacaattttagtgttttactgtttaatatcatactgatctaactgtaacaatcatcactctctctgcctttgactgtatctgtcatccctctgtctttgtctgactgtatcattgttttgtaaaatatctaatgtattgccctttttgttcttttatatattttttagccactctttgcatcctgggctggaacagcatctggatctgaactgttctcctttttcgATCAGAAGTTTTTTTGGACTTACTTGAGggcttgttgtttggccatgttggactgtccatgaagttgtgaaaattcatcactgtctttatggtatttcgaaccatttaattataaccatgttggttaacttgatgttggtttcaactttggctaaatattggttaaccttAATATTTAGCAGCGtaatatgtttcaagtaaatattttcatgcccaatttattttggaattcagaataatactgaatacactgttctatgacatttctttcatgcaaatttgagagttaataaataagagattttttaaataaaattggacctgtttatcaagattaagatgtgtcaaattattattatttttgtttttattaaataataggtgcactgagtttcatactatacaacactttatgcagttaaatattgtttaaagcttatgcagttaataaattgtttaaattgctagtcattattattcagcaatctggaaaataaatactgcaaataaagaatatacaaattaaagtagtacaatatttttacagtgaaacgttatttaatgatttccagtacacttgtaaaattgcaaactattgctgcaatttcacagtagcagctttaaataatgtatatatcgttgctagtatatatacagaaaattgctgtattttaacagtaaaactgtagttaatcatttacagtgcacttgtaaaaatttacagtattgctggcaaccaaagttgccagtaacttgctgtaaattttacagtaaaactgtagttaatcatttacagtgcacttgtaaaaatttacagtattgctggcaaccaaagttgccagtaacttgctgtaaattttacagtaaattttttacagtgtagtttaaCCATGGTACTTTTAGTAAAACCGTGGCTATAAAAAATGGAGGACAATACgccaaaaacatggttactacaattttactataataaaaccacagttaatttttgAAGGAGTTCACCTTGACTATTGGAATAGAGCTGAACTGATGCCACGGAATCATCAATAAACTGACTTTAGCTGGAAAAATGACTCTTTGTTATTGTTCTCTTGCATTTCTGTACACACTATTTTCCTGTTTgacactgtaaagctgctttgacacaaacTCTGCTATATAAAGTGCTATCTAAATAAAGACTGTTTATGGTCAGACTTATTCacattattattaaaatcataCCATCCCTCTTCTTAAATTAATTGCACATATAAAATGGTAAGTTGCACTAGGGATGCACAATTAATTTGTAATGGGAGACGCTCTGGATGAAAGAGCAGTttcattctctgacagcagatggcgctaaacataatGCAGCTGTTGCCCTGGAAACCCTGAAAACAAAACAGCTTTCAGTTTCtgaaaagtgttgtgtatttgctTTGATGTTTATCACAGCGCCAAATATGTTTAGACTTAATAGGCTATACACATAACATAAACTGCCAATGAAACATTCTTCGAAACATTCATTAATCTAGGTCattccaatatttaataacaaattgttaaaatcaaaagttgtaattgtgttatttattaagctaacatgaactaagagttgcattttttaaacaaagattaataacttCTGTAGCTATTGCTCATTGTGAATATGAATGCATTAAGGAGATCTTTCtgtattgttttattgtatttaaatgttcatatttttgttataagaaaatagttattaaacgtgttatactgtattatgacaccactttttttgcaaataaattgcAAAATCGTGATAATATATTATACTATCACAGTATACTGTGATAAAAGCATTATcaattaaattttactttttttatttaaagaaaccaaaccaatgtaTCGTTTTTAGCAACGAGAAAAGCAATAAAAGTATTTCAGGAAGAGTGttttcagcttgttttttttatttttatataaaattatgtcatgcagttgcttcaaacaatagtttaaagctatttaaaacatcaatcaatgtaAATTATGGTAATCGTAATTAATAATCGCAATTTCAATTTCGAAGGAATAAtcgacaattatgatttttgtcataatcgtgcagcccttAGTTGCACTAATGTAAACTATCCTCGAATATCTGCACAGTGGTCTTACAACAATCACAATGTTAACATTATCTTTGTCAGTCCACTAGCTGTCTCCAAAAACACAAAGAGAGCAAACTGAAGAGGTCACAGAGTGAAATTACACGTGAACTTTCTCGTTTTTACGTGCTTCAGATAACGATCTGCGCTTCTTTATGCTctactgatgatgatgatgatgatgatgatgagggtGGAAATCACTCCACTGTTCGACACACAGTATAATAAGTCACTATGATGAATACTAACCTCTCTGTTCGTCAGTGTCTTCATCTTTCTCTCCGAGTGTTTCTTTCTcgtctttaataaactccatcgtTACAGTAGATTCAGTTGTTACTCCTGGACTCGCTCCTTTCTTCATCTGAATGATGCCGATGTCTGCTGTGTGTTTATTGGATGGTTGTGGGAGGGGTTTACTGAAGATCTGCATGTGAATGGAAACTGTCCGAAAGCTCCATAGAGGCGGagcgcatttaggccacgcccacagCGGGGAAATAATCCAACTCTCTCCATTGAGTTTGTATTGTGGGAAGaggactccttgtcatttctgatttATAACCAGTTTTGCCAGATCAGGTtaacgatttccagcccaaaagctcaccaaaacccgcccacttcaacaaaaaccagcccaaattttaactgccaaaataatgagaatattattgccatgtcaaggttgatcagaaccatttttatctctttaaaaaaagaataatgacaaaataaatctaatggtgtaataaaaatataatttacaaaaCCTACATTTAAAAACTTTCACAGTTGCCCAAAACTGATTTTTTTCCCAATTCTTTATccattataaacatttattttctttctaTATTCTCCTTCTTGTTGTTTTGGTCTCTTGAATGCACAAAAGGGTTGGATGAACTAATCTTTACTCTTTACAAGAGTGTGGAAACTTAcactttaaagaatgttggtgaatttttttttttttttcattctttttcagTTTTTGGGAATTGGCATGGAAAATATTTGTGTATTAGTATTGCAAAAGCATTTCAGCATTGGCATATGCAATCAAAGGAGTGAAGTCTTAATTTTCAACATTAAGCCTATAGATCAGACAGAACTGAACCGTTTAGGGGTTTGACATGGACACATGGTGTTTGGATGTCTTCTAACCATCAAACAAAGCACATCCCCATTAACAAACAAGTTAAAAACATATCAGACACCAACTATATTGTGGTAGAAAACAGGTAGGAGAGAAGCTATGGACAAACTCCTTATCCAGGCTGGATGTAGACGGGCGGATAGGCACACTCTTTGCATTAACATATACCGTACTGATCAAACAAAACTTGTTCTGTTGAGgtgtcaacacacacacacacacacacacacacacacacacacacacacacacacacacacaataactcAGCCATTTTTCACAATCAGGGGTACCCAAACTCTTCCAGACTGAAGTGATCAAAAAGGAACAACCATAAAACACCAGGTGACTCCATATTCACTGTAGTTTTTtatagtaatttttatttatttatttattaaagagtGACAATTTTAAaacttgtatttttattttttacttttgaattaaaaaaaattataatgcatCATTAACACTAAGGCTCTATTTTAGCATCTAACATGCAGCTGCTCATTTAAAACAATCATCATATTATAACATTACTCCAGAGCCGATCCAGATCTCCATGTAAGAGACACAGTCACGTTTCTGACAGAGAGTTTCAGCAGTCACATGTCGATCTGATTTATGATTTATGTCACTCCTGACTGACGTGACAGCAGCTGTTATATCAGATTTATGGCTGTATTTATGACCTCTCTCCAGTCGAGACAGTGTTTCTCCTTCCTCTAGTCGTCTCCCTCTGCTGCCAGATAAGATGAAATGTAAATGTGTTTGAGGATGAGGGAGGTGTCCATGTCACAGCTGTAAATGTCTCAGTTCTGTGTGATCTATTGGTCAAATGTTAATGAactaaaggtgtctgaataagaATGAAGGTGTTGTGTTTGGACTGTTCTGTTCTTTCTAGAGCAGCTGTGTGTGAATGAGGACACCTCAGTAACATCAGCACTGTCTGATCTAGAGATCAATGTTAGAAACTCAAGACCAACAGTCGAAACATCTACTGAAACAGCAGCTATCCGGTCCATCCTCCGTCTGCTCCTTCAGACACATTTCTGGATCTTCACAATGACTCTTGATGATTCTTTAGGCTCAAGGGTTCTCTGGACAAGTATTTCATCCATTAGGTTGAAATACTTGAGTCTTATTTTCCTTTGCCACCAGCACTGCTTTTGAAGAATTCTTTCTTTCCATTCGGAAAGTAATATTTGCCATTGCTTCTGGAAGCCCTTCTCCCTCATATGTGACCCAGTCTTGAGTATCACGGggatatttgcagcaatagccaaaactacattgtatgggtcaaaattattgatttttcttttatgccaaaattcattagcatattaagtaaagatcatgttccattttgtaaattttctaccataaatataaaaacttgagttttgattagtaatatgcattgctaagaacttcatttggacaacttttaaggtgattttctcaatatttctcatttttgcaccctcagattgcaggttttcaaatagttgtatctcagacaaacattgtcctattttaacaaacaatatatcaatggaaatcttatttactcagctttcagaagaCCTAAGAATCTCACTTTCGTCAAATTtgcacttatgactggttttgtgcctcagggtcacatatgtgacccagtCTTGAGtatcacgggtatatttgtagaaatagctcaaatacattgtataggtcaaaatgatcaattgttttttttatgccaaaaatcattaggttattaagtaaagatcatgttccatcaagatatttagTAACTTCTCtactgaaaatatttcaaaatttaatttctgattagtaaaatgcattgctaagaacttcattttggacaactttaaaggtgattttctcaatattttgattgtttgcactctttagattgcagattttcaaatagttgtatctcagccaaatattgtcctacccatacatcaatggaaagcttatgcctggttttgtggtccttcGGTCTCATATTATTGGTTACATTTTATGAGTTCAATAAAGAACTTGCTTTCTGTCCAAACATCACATCATCTGTAAAGAAAGATATGTGACTTATGTACACCGGATATTTTACCCAAAACAGACGTGGAAAAATAACATTAcacacacagttgaggtcaaaagtttacatccccctttcagaatctgcaaaatgttaatcatttgaccaaaataagaggaatcatacaaaatgcatgtttttgtttatttagtgctgacctgaataagagacttcacatgaaagatgttcacatatcgtccacaagagaaaataaaagtctgaccctgttcaaaagtttacatccctttgattcttaataccgtgttaaaaacacagctgtggatcattcaggtaacggcACAGTGTTAGGAATCAAGGAGATGTAAACTCTTAAACACGGCATTTTTATGAATTCTAAAGTAGTAAGTATTGCAGGTAGGGATATTTCTAGCTTCAGCGCCTGACAACAGTTTAGAACACAAAGAgcgatccagtcattatataAACCAGCACTAGTTGCAACTTAATAACAtaattaatattaacaataacTGATCATAATTGGTTACAAAGAGATCACAAAGCGAACAGGAGAAATGTgtcagttttgttgttgtttactaAAAGATCTAAATCTAAAAGGATCAATGTTTTGCTGCGCTGCGGTctggtttgtgtttttagctctctgtATTTGTAGCTTTCaggagcttgtttttctttagaaatctctatctaattattactctctgctgtttaaagtatttaaaaacagttttactcccaacagacttgtgaaattatccgtcacactaatctgaccgctTACTTTACCGGTTAACCGTGAGTGCAGTGAGCTAGCTAGCTTGCCACTTGCGGCTTACATTTTATACACGTAACGTTACTCCATTCGCACATACTaccgctctcctttctctctcgctGATTGTTCGCTTTTATTTCAAAACCACGATCTGAAACGCGTTAGCATTCCGCTAATCGATTAGCTTGCAAATCGCGATTCCTTTTACATCCTATTTACTCCGTTGTTCCTCCTCCCATCCCGCTCTTCAAGTGTTCATCAAGTAATAGTGGTAAGTTGGGTCCTTTCTACataaacggtgagtaatggcttcttctcttgctgttgttgtgtgcaccacatgccacatgtatagtttatctatctctgtcggcagtgagtcttatacatgtgataaatgcaaggaaatagctaggctgacagagaagatcacagaactagagacacacatccaaactttaatggaggatagtaagaatgtgagggacttagatacggctttggatgtgactagctcagggagtcatgcaaattgttcggttccggtaacaacgcccatgcagcagggcaactgggtgactgtgaggcggcatagtcgcgggtcaaaacaccgctcttccgttccgatcagaacatcaaacaggttctccccactcagtgaagcacccactgagaaacctgatgaaagtgctctagtaattggcgattctattgtacggaacgtgaaaatagagacaccagccaacatagtccattgtttaccgggagccagagcgcctgacatcttggcaaatttaaaagtgctggctaatgctaaacgtaaattcagtaagattgttattcacgtcggcgctaatgatgttcgacttcgccagtcggagatcactaaaaataatgttaaagaggtgtgtgaacttgcaagtacgatgtcagacactgtaatatgctctggtcccctcccggcttaccgtggtgacgagattcacagtagactgtggtcactccatggctggatgtcaaagtggtgcccgcgaaataacataggtttcatagacaattggacaagcttttggggcagacctgacctgttgaaaagagatggtcttcatctctccggatgtggagcatctcttctgtctagaaatatggcacatagtcttagtgtttgcacttgactcactggggcccaggtcaggaagcagacagactggctaaaccgaccgtctgctagccgcctcacgtcacagaaatcagttaattctcagcacatagagaccctttcacctagatatcacactatagagactgtgtctgttccccgagctcgaaaatacaataaacttccaaagcaatttaagagtcacaatttaattgatgttccacaaataaaaaatgtacataatactgagaaacaaatgataaagcttggcttattaaatatcaggtcactttctacgaaagcactttttgtaaatgatatgatcactgatcataagctagatgtgctctgtttgacagaaacctggctaaaaccagatgattacattattttaaacgagtccaccccccaagattactgttataaacatgtgccacgtgtaaaaggtaaggggggaggtgtttgcacaatttataacaatatgttcagtgtttcccagagaacgggctttaagtataactcgtttgaagtaatggtgctccatataacattatccaaagaaacaagtattaatgctaaatctcctgtgaagcttgtactagctactgtatataggccaccagggcaccatacagactttattaaagaatttgctgattttctatccgaattagtgttggccgcagataaagtcttaatagtgggtgattttaacatccatgttgataatgaaaaagatgcattgggatcagcatttatagacattctgaactcaattgggattagacaacacgtgtcaggacctactcattgccgaaatcatactttagatttaatactgtcacacggaattgatgtaaatggcgttgcaattctgcatcaaagtgatgatatctcagatcattatctagtctcatgtatactccagataactaaatctgtaaaattaactcctcggtataaatacggtagaaccattacttctaccacaagagactgctttgtaagtaatcttcctgatttatctgaattcctcagcatatccaatagctcagaaaaacttgatgatgcaacagaaactattgactctcttttttctagcactttagatatagttgctcctctgcgtttaagaaagattaaggaaaacagtccgacgccgtggtatactgaacacactcgcacactgaagagagcacgacgaaaaatggaacgcagctggaagaaaacaaaactagaggttttccgtacagcctggcgtgaatgtaacatatcctatagaaaagcactaaaatctgctagatcagactatttttcatctttcttagaagaaaacaaacataaccctaggtatttattcaatacagtggctaaattaacgaagaataaagcaccaacagacgttgaattttcccaacagcacagcagtaacgactttatgaactactttactaccaagatagatagtattagagataaaattgtaactatgcagccatccgctacagtatcaaatcagatatgctatagatctcctgaggaaaaattccatgcattttcaactataggagaggaagagctgtgtaaacttattaaatcatctaaaccgacaacatgaatgttagaccctattccatctaagttactaaaagaggtgctttcagaagtcatggatcctcttctgaatattattaattcgtcactatcattaggatatgtccccaaaaccttcaaactggctgttattaagcctttaattaaaaaacctcaacttgatcccaatgaattaaacaattacagaccaatttccaatctcccttttctgtcaaagatactagaaaaggtagtgtcctcacaattgtgttctttcttagagaaaaatggtatctgtgaggatttccagtcaggttttagaccgtatcatagcactgagactgctcttattagagttactaatgaccttctcctgtcttctgattgtggatgcatctctctattagtgctactagatctaagtgctgcatttgatactattgaccacaatattcttttaaatagacttgaaaattatgttggcgttagtggtagtgcactggcttggttcaaatcgtacttatctggccggcatcaattcgtagcagtaaatgacgaggtatcatatcagtcacaagtgcagtatggagtacctcaaggctcagtattagggccattactttttacgctttatatgttacccttgggagatatcatcaggaaacatggtgttagctttcattgttacgctgatgatacgcagctctatatttcttcgcggcccggcgaaacataccaatttggaaaactaacagaatgcatagttgaaataaaaaattggatggcgagaaatttcttactgctaaattctgaaaaaacagaggtgttaattattggacctaaaacctctacaagtaataacctaaaacacagtctaatactagatgactgctctgtaaattcttcatcatcagtcaggaacataggtgtgctattcgatagcaatctctccttcgaaagccacatttctagcatttgcaaaaccgcattttttcatctaaaaaatatatctaaattacgacctatgctctcgatgtcaaatgcagaaacgttaatccatgcgttcatgacctcaagattagattattgtaatgctttattgggtggttgttctgcatgcttaataaacaaactccagctggtccaaaatgcagcagctagagttcttactagaaccagaaagtatgaccatattagcccggttctgtcaacactgcactggctccctattaaacatcgtatagactttaaaatcttgctaattacttataaagccctgaatggtttagctcctaagtacttgagcgagctcttatcatattatagtccttcacgtccgctgcgttctcaaaactccggcaatttgataatacctagaatatcaaaatcaactgcgggcggcagatcattttcacatttagcgcccaaactctggaacaatttacctaacactgttcgggaggcagacacaatctgtcagtttaaatctagattaaagacacatctctttaacctggcctacacttaatacatttttcaatccaaatccgttaaaggattgttaggctgcattatttaggtcaaccggaaccagggacacttcccaaaacacctgatgtactcattgcatcagaagaagaatgccatctacgctaatactagtatctttccttcttattccgaggtcaccgtagccaccgatcatgtatccagatcagacgttcactgcagtcccccggatccagtctgtacccatcagcacctagagatatcctttacagccctgaatgtcagcagagaccatatcaactagatgagccccagagacagatcatcagtgaagaccccatcacctagacggccatcgacgcaagactgcgaaaaccagatgagtcctctccaatctgattttgtggcaacttggaactcttgcatctacattaatattagtctgtttgtttcttattcccaggtcaccatagccaccagatccagtccgtatccagatcagatggtcactgcagtcccccggatccagtccgtaccaagaggtggataaacacaGCGGAtgccgtgtcaactagatgagccccagggacagatcatcagaaagaactcctaccctaaacggcctccggcacaaggccatgggaaccagatgagtcctctccaatttgactttgctgcaatatggaacttttgcacttttattgacattttatcttattattttaatactgtaaggttgctttgacacaacttgtattgtaaaaagcgctgtataaataaacttgacttgacttgacttgacttaacagTTTTACAATAATAAGTGATGCATTGATTCTTATGAATATGGTATTTCACTAAAGAAAGAGGACACGCATTCAGTCACGTCTGTTTCAGTTTATTTGTAGTCAGTATACATTCCTATCAAAACATGACCGGAGTAGCAGAGCGAGCTCCCAAATAAAACTGTGATATATTTGAAGATGTCAATCGATTGAGCCCAAGAAGGGAAAGCTTCTGGTCCGACAGCGGAAACACGGCTATTGTGTGTTTTTTAATGGCAGATTCACTCCTGAGAGCAAACCATGAGCTGAAGAGTCACTCTGGGGCATGAATCTCTCTAGACacctgtatttattatgtatgaaGGACTTCAAATGTCTCTTAAGTTCATACATTTGGCTGAAGCTCCTCCCGCATGGAGCGCAGTGAAACGGATTCACCACACTGTGAAAAAGCTCATGTTCTCTCAGACGTGTTGCGCGTTTAAAACCTTTCCCGCACTGAGGACAGATGAACGGCTTCACATCAGAGTGGGATTTTAAGTGAAGCTTTAAGTTTCCACTGTGTCCAAAAGTTTTCCCGCACTGCTGGCATGTGAAAGGCTTGTCTtgagagtgaattctcatgtgtcccGTAAGAGATCCTTTCTGTCGGAAACTCCTCTCACACTGAGTGCACTtgaacggcttctctccggtgtggattcGGATGTGTTCTGTGAGGCTTGCTCTTTGTTTAAACCCATTTCCACAGTAACTGCATGTGAAAGGTCTCTCTCcggtgtggattctcatgtggtcCTTCAGGCTTCCTTTACacgtgaaactcttcccacactgacgACAGGTGCACCACTTTCTAGATACACTTCTTTTTTGTGACCCATTCTTTTTAGAAGATTCTTCACTTTCTTCTTCCACTTCACTCAGTTCTTCATCTTCCTCTTCCACTTCCGTCAGGTCTGAAAGGAACAAGATCATCATTATATCATCATGTCTATGCTAAAGGTTCATTTTATCACATCTCTAATCCTATTAGATCCTAAAATCGAGTCAAACACTAACCAGTATTTCCTGGGTTTTGTCTCCACAACATAAAAATAGTACAAAATGCTGGATAAATTAATCATCATACAAAAATGGGTTAATAAACtcttaaaaacaacccaacttgggttatttggcaaacCAGCGCTGGgcaaatattggacagaacacattcGGGGTTCATGGTGTCGACTTTGccgggggtatgaataatttcgggcttgactgtatgtatatataaaaatttaacaTAATCATATGTCAGTTTGCTTTCATATTTCATGTGTAGAACAATGTTTCaatccttttttgtttttatacagAAGATCTAGAGAGTGAACGTGCTCTGACTCGTATAACACTCACGCATGCGCAAGAAAACAGACAAGTGTTCTCCTCCACATCACATAATTCAGTggagaattaatagaaattatattaagaacATGTGAGATT of Garra rufa chromosome 10, GarRuf1.0, whole genome shotgun sequence contains these proteins:
- the LOC141345007 gene encoding uncharacterized protein, which produces MEFIKDEKEDATDAETHDTEQRDLTEVEEEDEELSEVEEESEESSKKNGSQKRSVSRKWCTCRQCGKSFTCKGSLKDHMRIHTGERPFTCSYCGNGFKQRASLTEHIRIHTGEKPFKCTQCERSFRQKGSLTGHMRIHSQDKPFTCQQCGKTFGHSGNLKLHLKSHSDVKPFICPQCGKGFKRATRLREHELFHSVVNPFHCAPCGRSFSQMYELKRHLKSFIHNKYRCLERFMPQSDSSAHGLLSGVNLPLKNTQ